The segment GTGAGAAATATCAACTACGTGCAACAAAATATCGGCTTCACGAACTTCGTCAAGTGTAGACTTAAAACTCTCAACTAATTGATGCGGAAGCTTTCTGATGAAACCAACAGTATCAGATAATAAAAAAGGCAAATTACCAATAACTACTTTGCGAACGGTTGTATCAAGGGTTGCAAAAAGTTTGTTTTCAGCAAATACATCCGATTTGGATAAGCGATTCATAATGGTCGATTTCCCTACATTTGTATAACCCACAAGAGCTACCCTTACTAATGCACCTCTATTACCACGTTGAATAGCTTTTTGCTTATCTATTTGGACTAATTTAGTTTTGAGTAAAGCTATTTTTTGTTGTATAATTCGCCTATCGGTCTCAATCTGTGTTTCACCAGGTCCACGCATACCGATGCCTCCTTTTTGTCTTTCAAGGTGTGTCCACATACGTGTTAATCGAGGCAAGAGGTATTGGTACTGTGCTAACTCCACTTGAGTGCGAGAGTGTGCCGTTCGAGCCCTAGAAGCAAAAATATCAAGAATAAGGTTACTCCTGTCCATGATTTTACATTCCAACTCTTTTTCCAAGTTTCTCAATTGAGAAGGACCGAGTTCATCATCAAAAATAACTAGCGAAATCTCATGTTCCTTCATAAAGTCTTTTACTTCTAAGAGTTTTCCTTTCCCTATAAAGGTTTTTGGATTTGCTAAAGGTAATTTTTGGGTAAAATGTTTGACTGCTACAGCACCAGCAGTATGGGCTAAGAAATCCAGTTCTTCTAAATATTCTTTAGCTTGCTCTGCACTTTGTTCGTTGGTGATTAAGCCCACCAAAACCGCTTTTTCTTCTATAAATTCGTGAGTTAATTTTTTACTCATTTATAACCAACTTGGAGGTAAGCAAAGTAGAATGCAAACTAATGCCACAGCGAAAAATATAAAATTCGTTCTATGGTGTTTTGACTCATCTGACTTCTTAGATTTAGATCGAGCGATTGTCACTAATACTAAAGCAACAGTCATCAACAATGGATGCTCTAAAGCGTATAAACGTGAAAGAGAATCTCCCATTGCTTCGCCCATGCTCTTGACGTTTGGACTCACAAAGTATAAGACTGCTCCAACCGTCCATTGCAAGTGAATTATAATCATAGAAACTAACACAAATCTGTTTGAATGTTTATCAAAAGAAGTAGCCGTTATCCAACCTCTCAAAGAATTCAATAAGACTAAAAACATCATAAAAAAGATCACATATGGTAAAAATGAGTGCAAGTGCAATAATCCAGTATACATAGTAAATTTATTTTATGCAAATGTAAGGAATTAAATCCGTCAGTATTTTGTAATTTAACTCTCTAAATTTGACACTAACAATGAAAACCTGTTTTTTTATTCTTTCATCGGTATTTTTAAGTATAAATGCCTTTGCTCAACATACTTTTCCAATTAATGGCGTAGCCAATTCTTTTGACGCTACACATGTTTTTACCAATGCCACTCTAGTCATTTCACCACAAGAAACCATAGAAAATGGAACACTTATTATAAAAGGTGATGAAATCCTTAGCGCCAGTTCAGACACTTCCATTCCACAGGGTGCAATTGTTCATGACATGACTGGTAAATATATTTACTCTTCTTTCATTGATTTGAATTCTTCATATGGAATTGAAAAACCCAAGAAGGTTAGTTGGAAGCCCTCACCACAATACGAAAGTAAAACCAAAAGTGGTGCTGGATGGAATGAAGCCATTCATCCTGAAGTAAATGCAAGCAGTATTTTTAGTAATGATAATGATGAAGCTGAAAGCTATCGTTCATCTGGTTTTGGTGTCGTACTTAGTCATCAAAACAACGGAATAGCAAGAGGTAGTGGGCTTGTTGTAAGCTTGGCAGACGAAAGTGAAAATCTAAGCATTTTAAAAGGCAAAGCCAGTGCACACTACTCTCTAAACAAAGGAAATTCTCGACAAAAATACCCCAGTTCTTTGATGGGCACTTTAGCACTAATTCAACAAAGCTATTTGGATGCCGAATGGTATGACCAAGGAAATACTAAAGAATATAACCGCTCATTAGAGGCATGGAATGAATTACAAGACGTTCCACAATTTTTTGAAGTAAGAGATAAGCTCGACATTTTTAGAGTACACAAAATTGCAGAAGAATTTGAAATTGACTACATAATAGTAGGAAATGGTGACGAATACCAACGTCTTGACGAACTGTCAGAAACCAACTTTTCAATGGTAATCCCGTTGAACTTTCCAGAGGCGTATGATGTAAGTAATCCACAAGCTGCTCAAATGGTATCACTCAAAAAAATGAAACATTGGGAGCTAGC is part of the Flavobacteriales bacterium genome and harbors:
- the hflX gene encoding GTPase HflX; translation: MSKKLTHEFIEEKAVLVGLITNEQSAEQAKEYLEELDFLAHTAGAVAVKHFTQKLPLANPKTFIGKGKLLEVKDFMKEHEISLVIFDDELGPSQLRNLEKELECKIMDRSNLILDIFASRARTAHSRTQVELAQYQYLLPRLTRMWTHLERQKGGIGMRGPGETQIETDRRIIQQKIALLKTKLVQIDKQKAIQRGNRGALVRVALVGYTNVGKSTIMNRLSKSDVFAENKLFATLDTTVRKVVIGNLPFLLSDTVGFIRKLPHQLVESFKSTLDEVREADILLHVVDISHPNFEEQIDIVSKTLDEINAAEKPTVMVFNKVDAFTYEKKDDDDLTPSTKANISLEEWKKTWMAKSGESVFISALQKDNFDAFRDLLYEMAKEIHAKRFPYNSFLY